The following proteins come from a genomic window of Micromonospora echinofusca:
- a CDS encoding helix-turn-helix domain-containing protein, whose protein sequence is MADIDAQTLGERIRDARKRADLSQEDLGRAVGLERTVVNKIEGGVRKVTALELADIAAAIGVRMSTFFEEPVPALVAHRSSQGLDTADSQIDALLAKFTNEVEFVASLGVDELGLDAADVVAQADITQPTTNAEAETLAVKARDLMAISAEEPIRQLSDCVANVGLLAFSRDVGKDTADAATILLPRGGVSLVNSHMKVGRRRLALAHELGHYLIADAYTVDWRVADHSTHAIPMESRLDRFARALLLPTAVITRLWHEKVSRSGERSAAIHIASEFRVDMATLATRLKELGLADSETVALVRKCRTTQADIVEMNLYVPLEEMEGTTVPRPFARAVLRLVRDERISRERALDLLQGTFDEADLPSVRERRTDEIWNYVS, encoded by the coding sequence GTGGCTGACATCGACGCACAGACGTTAGGCGAGCGCATCCGAGATGCCCGCAAGCGTGCGGACCTGAGCCAAGAAGACCTCGGACGAGCGGTTGGTCTTGAGCGCACAGTCGTGAACAAGATCGAGGGGGGCGTGCGCAAGGTCACGGCGCTCGAACTGGCGGACATTGCCGCCGCGATCGGTGTGCGCATGTCTACGTTCTTCGAGGAGCCTGTCCCAGCGCTTGTCGCGCATCGGTCCAGCCAAGGGCTGGACACTGCGGACTCGCAAATCGATGCACTGCTTGCGAAGTTCACCAACGAGGTCGAGTTCGTCGCCTCATTGGGCGTCGACGAGTTGGGTCTCGATGCTGCTGACGTAGTCGCTCAGGCTGACATCACGCAGCCCACGACCAATGCCGAGGCCGAGACGCTTGCTGTGAAAGCGCGCGACTTGATGGCCATTTCGGCAGAGGAGCCGATCCGCCAGCTCTCCGACTGCGTTGCCAACGTCGGGCTCCTGGCATTCTCTCGCGATGTCGGCAAGGATACCGCTGATGCCGCGACCATCTTGTTGCCTCGTGGAGGTGTCAGTCTCGTCAACAGCCACATGAAGGTTGGCCGTAGGCGGCTCGCATTGGCGCACGAACTCGGTCACTATTTAATTGCAGACGCGTACACCGTTGACTGGCGAGTTGCCGATCACTCCACTCATGCCATCCCAATGGAGTCGCGCCTCGATCGTTTCGCACGCGCGTTGCTGCTACCTACGGCCGTGATCACGCGGCTATGGCATGAGAAGGTTTCCCGTTCCGGCGAGCGCAGTGCGGCAATTCATATTGCAAGTGAGTTTCGGGTCGACATGGCCACTCTGGCAACGCGCTTGAAAGAACTGGGGCTAGCGGACAGTGAGACAGTCGCTTTGGTGCGTAAGTGTCGCACTACCCAAGCCGACATTGTTGAAATGAATCTGTACGTCCCTCTTGAAGAGATGGAGGGGACAACAGTCCCTCGACCATTTGCGCGTGCAGTATTGCGGCTTGTGCGCGATGAGCGAATCAGCCGCGAGCGAGCTCTTGACTTACTTCAAGGCACTTTCGACGAGGCGGATTTACCGAGCGTTCGCGAGCGCCGGACCGATGAGATCTGGAACTATGTGTCGTGA
- a CDS encoding nucleotide-binding protein, producing the protein MVPENAWVFDTGPLRHFALQGWLGVLRFLAAERPIYIPDSVERELNDAAEHVSATRAVLDADWIRVHRSTSPEFAEAFAHYVDRLVAGGRNLGECGVLAMGQVYRCEVVIDDATPRQIAKEKGIRVTATVPLLCEAIRAKKLTTVMVEELADNLLESRYYLPFGPGGFRQHVLENGLLDYDDL; encoded by the coding sequence ATGGTGCCCGAGAACGCCTGGGTGTTCGATACCGGCCCATTGCGACACTTCGCGCTGCAAGGATGGCTGGGAGTTCTGCGCTTTCTCGCTGCAGAGCGCCCCATCTACATCCCCGACAGCGTTGAGCGAGAACTTAACGACGCCGCCGAGCATGTGTCGGCCACTCGCGCGGTACTCGACGCTGACTGGATTCGGGTTCACCGATCGACTAGCCCTGAATTCGCCGAAGCGTTCGCCCACTACGTCGATCGACTGGTCGCCGGCGGCAGAAACCTTGGCGAGTGCGGGGTTCTCGCCATGGGTCAAGTGTATCGGTGCGAAGTGGTGATAGACGACGCCACGCCGCGCCAGATTGCGAAGGAAAAGGGTATCCGGGTTACGGCGACTGTCCCCTTGCTGTGTGAGGCGATTCGCGCGAAGAAACTCACGACGGTGATGGTTGAGGAGCTAGCTGACAACCTTCTGGAAAGCAGGTACTACCTGCCCTTTGGTCCCGGCGGTTTCCGCCAGCATGTACTGGAGAACGGGCTTCTGGACTACGACGACCTTTGA